One Nicotiana tomentosiformis chromosome 1, ASM39032v3, whole genome shotgun sequence genomic window, TTTGTAATTTCTTCTTTGTAGAATCCCATTGTTTTTCCACTTTCTTCGTTTGGAAATTagcaaaataaaaagaagaaaaaggaaaagcaaTGGCTTTCCACATGAATAAAAAATTTCTTGTcatttccctttctttcttccTAATTTCATCTGAAGCAAATCCCATCTCTCATGTTTCCTACATCTCTTCAACCCCAGACGTgtcaccagttgcttcaccaacTGAAACTGCGGATGTTGATGCCAGTAATTCTAACGGAGCGTCTGTGAAGAATCTTGTTGGTAGCCTGATGGTTTCCTCGATTTCTAAGACAGAGGATTTTGTTAACAAAGTAGTGGAAAAGCGATTGGCTAAGATTGTGGATGCTTACAAAAAAGATTGTCTTGAGACATGCAGGGAGGTGTACGAAGATGCTGTTGATGCCATGAAAGAGACTTTGGAAGACGTAAATGAAGGAAACTATTACAAAGCCAATGTTGATGTGAGTACAATGTCCTCAAACATGGAGACATGCAAGGAATGTGTCAATGCTATTTATGGTCAGGATCCTGAGTTCACCAAGTTCGATAATTGGGCACATGCCATTATTGAAGATGCCTTAACTAGAATCACTAGCGTCAGCAGTTAAAAAACATTGTAATGCCTGCTCTTTTGCTATTTTGGATGAATTTTGATAACCTGACCAACGAGGCGATTTTGTCACATGTAATTTTAATTTGTACAATTAAAATTCTCTTTTATTTGGTCGTTTTCTCTTATCTCTACAAACGAATTCATATTATTGTCCCTGCCTGTTTctcatttgtttctttattttcttctctgATTATGTACATTTTTGTAAGCGTCCAAGCCTCCGCTGCTGTGAGCCAAAACTGTACTGGTTCTCATAATGTTGGCTATGAGCAGCTTGTACTCGTTCTCATAATATTAGCTTGGGGCAGCCTCCTCGTGATAGTATTGCGTCGCAAATAATTCATTGTGAGGATGTCGAAGCAATAAAAAGAGATGCCAGCGATGTACAGCTGGCACAACCAACTAAGTTAGTGGAACAACTAGTCAGTTAGGAAGTTAGTTTGTTATTGGCATTAGCTTAAGTTAGTAGCTCTTAGCTCTGTATAAATATACACGCTTGTACATCATTACTGTTACATTGAATAGTGAGAAATGAAAGCAGTTTCCTTCTTCCTTTCTCGTGCATCTGCTTCTGCTTCATTTCTACTCGTCAATTGAGTCTAAATCTAGGAATTCATCGTGGAATCAAAGCGAGCGTCTATGATCCACGCGTCATCAATCAATTTCTAGATTCTCTGTTGCTGTCTTCTTAAAATTTCTGGTTGTTTTGATTTCTTTGATTTAGGGTTAAATCTCTCTTCAATTCTTCATCAAAGCTCGATTTTATGCTTAACAATGATGGCCGAGAATGGAGTTCGTTCTAGCACAACAGTCGGAAGTCACAACATTTTAGATGCAGCTTTGACTATAAATCAACATCACCCACTGTTTCTTCAACCGTGCGACACTCTAGGTAATTCTCTAATTTCAGTCAAATTAACTAAACCTGAAAACACTTTGTGGAGTAGTACAATGCGTGTTAGCTTGCTAGGTAAAAGTAAGCTAGGGTTTGTTGATGATAGATGTACTAAGGAGAAGTTTGATGTTTCTCTTCATGAACTGTGGGAAAAATGTAATGCTAAACTACTACTCTTGAGGATCATGAATTCTGCGAGTGCTGAATTGTTGAGTGGTATATGGTATATGCCTCTAGTGCTCATAAGGAGTGGATGGATCTCAAGGAGAGCTTTGATAAGGTGAATGGATCTTGTGTGCTTTATCTTCATAAAGAAATTGCCACTTTGACTCGAGGAATATCATATCTGTCTACCTATTTCTCTAAACCGAAAGAACTGTGGTAGAGTTTGATGCTCTTATGTTGTGCCCTAAGTGTGGTTGTGAAGAATCGAAAAATATGTTGAGCATTTCTAGTACCAAAGGTTGCTATAGTTTCTAATGGGTTAAATGAATCCTACTCTCAATTTAGCAAGTAGATACTGAACATGCACCTATTCTCTTTATCAATAGAGCATACTCCATGATCATCTCTAAAGAGAGCAGAAGATCTATGTCCCAATTCACAGGTTTCTGAGGTTAGTGAAGGCAATGTATTGTTCAGTGTCAAAAGTATAGTTGTATCAAGCAATGACACAACCTTGTTCTGTGGTAAAGGGAGCAACAACTACTCAGGTTGTCAAATTTACACAGGAGGGAATAACTACTCAGGTGGTAATAACTACTCTGGTAATCAGTCTTATGCATGAGAAAATAATTACAAAACTAGGAAGAATAATTTGCAATGTAATTACTGCAACTTTAAGGGGCATACTAGAGAAACTTGCTACAAGCTCATTGGCTATCCTCTTGGctttaaattcaagaaaaaatTTGGTTCTGGGAATGCAGTCCACATTCTTAAGAGTCTCCAAATGATGCAAGAAATGATTTAGTGTCTACCACATCTAATTTTGCAGGGTCTTCTCATGTACAACATGGATCTGTGACTGGATAGGGGACTCAGAATGTGATGCTAAACATCCCTCAGCTCATTAAAGAACAATATCAACAGATAATGCGGTTGCTGGGAAAAGGAATTGATAGCAATATTTCAGCTACAACTATGGCAACATGCATGAACTCCAAATACAGAAGCTTTGGCTAAGTGGATAGTAAACTCAGGTGCCTCAAGTCATATGGTGAATAGTCTTAACTTGTTGATAGATCCTAAGTATTTTGCTTAAAACATGAATTGTAAAGTAAAATGCAATACAAGAAATGTAGCTCATATTAGTCATATAGGCTCATCCTATATATTATTCAGGGTCAAAAGATTAGCAATGTGTTGCATATACGAGAGTTCAAATACGACCTTCTGTTTGTCTCAAAGTTAACAAAGGAAACGAGATGGTTGTGATGTTCTTTCCTGAATTCTGCATTTTCAGGAACTCTCAAGTGAACATGTGAAGGGGATTGGTGAAGAAGATGATGGTTTATATGTATTTTACTCTGAAGATGCAAGTAcaactaattttcatgttcccaTTGCAACTGTTGCAAATGCCAAGTGTTCAGTTCCTAGAACATTATCCACTGTAAATGCAATAAAGAAGGATAAAATAATGGATATAGCCATGTGGCATAGAAGGTTAGAAAATATGCCAGTAAAACACTTTGAAGAACATGAGTGCATTCCAAAATTGTAAATGTGGTAATGTTGGTGAAATTTATAATGTATGTCCTTTGGAAAAGCAAACAAGGTTACCATTTCCTTCGtatactactactattattaacaATTGCTTTTATATGTATGGGGACCCTATAGGGTTCCTATTTATGACGGAAAAAGATATTTTCTGACTCTAGTAAATGATTGTTCTGGATACACTTGGATATTTCTTTTACCTACTAAAGCAGAAGTTGTTGTAGTTCTTAAACGCTCCCTTCCTTCTAATGATTCAAGATGTTTATTTTGCTTCTGTGAAATTCTTTGGA contains:
- the LOC104101715 gene encoding uncharacterized protein, which encodes MAFHMNKKFLVISLSFFLISSEANPISHVSYISSTPDVSPVASPTETADVDASNSNGASVKNLVGSLMVSSISKTEDFVNKVVEKRLAKIVDAYKKDCLETCREVYEDAVDAMKETLEDVNEGNYYKANVDVSTMSSNMETCKECVNAIYGQDPEFTKFDNWAHAIIEDALTRITSVSS